The Chthoniobacterales bacterium genome includes the window CCATGCGGCGCTAAAGCTACCGTGGAGAAGCGCCATCGAGCACCGCGTGGCGCCACAGGTCAGGCACGGATAACCCGTGATTGCGAGGAAGGGGCAATGCGGCATCGGCAACCCAAGCCTTAGCCAGATCGCACCACCAACCGCCGCCGCCACGGAGACCGCAAGCCAGACCAGCTCGTAATTGAATTCGCCGGGCGCGAGTTTTCGCCAGACCAAGCGCATCGATTCGAAGGCGCGGCGAAATCGCGCTCAGTGTTTGTTCAGAAGTTGGCTGAGCCCGCCGAACCCGCCCAGGATCACGCCGAGGAGAAGGCTGAGGCCGCAGCAAACAATCAGCGGCAGGAAAATCGCCATGAGCGCCTTGCCGGTGGTGGTCGGGTGCGCGCGGGAGAGGCCGATGCAGTTGAGGACGATCTGGTAAACAGCGGCGATGAGCCCGCCGCACATCGGAATCATGGAAAACAGGTTCGCGGCGCCG containing:
- a CDS encoding DUF2752 domain-containing protein, producing MRLVWRKLAPGEFNYELVWLAVSVAAAVGGAIWLRLGLPMPHCPFLAITGYPCLTCGATRCSMALLHGSFSAAWLWNPLAFVTLCGLALYDLYAAIVLLGGLPRARLVDWTAREKTAVRIGVVALIVVNWVYLLAHRGRF